The proteins below come from a single Peromyscus eremicus chromosome 22, PerEre_H2_v1, whole genome shotgun sequence genomic window:
- the Six2 gene encoding homeobox protein SIX2 produces MSMLPTFGFTQEQVACVCEVLQQGGNIERLGRFLWSLPACEHLHKNESVLKAKAVVAFHRGNFRELYKILESHQFSPHNHAKLQQLWLKAHYIEAEKLRGRPLGAVGKYRVRRKFPLPRSIWDGEETSYCFKEKSRSVLREWYAHNPYPSPREKRELAEATGLTTTQVSNWFKNRRQRDRAAEAKERENSENSNSGSHNPLASSLNGSGKSVLGSSEDEKTPSGTPDHSSSSPALLLSPPPPPGLPSLHSLGHPPGPSAVPVPVPGGGGTDPLQHHHSLQDSILNPMSANLVDLGS; encoded by the exons ATGTCCATGCTGCCCACCTTCGGCTTCACGCAGGAGCAAGTGGCGTGCGTGTGCGAGGTGCTGCAGCAGGGCGGCAACATCGAGCGGCTGGGTCGCTTCCTCTGGTCGCTGCCCGCCTGCGAGCACCTCCACAAGAATGAAAGCGTGCTCAAGGCCAAGGCCGTGGTGGCCTTCCACCGGGGCAACTTCCGCGAGCTCTACAAAATCCTGGAGAGCCACCAGTTCTCGCCGCACAACCACGCcaagctgcagcagctgtggctcaaAGCGCACTACATCGAGGCGGAGAAACTGCGCGGCCGGCCCCTGGGCGCCGTGGGCAAGTACCGCGTGCGGCGCAAGTTCCCGCTGCCGCGCTCCATCTGGGACGGCGAGGAGACCAGCTACTGCTTCAAGGAGAAGAGCCGCAGCGTGCTGCGCGAGTGGTACGCGCACAACCCTTACCCGTCGCCGCGGGAGAAGCGCGAGCTGGCGGAGGCCACCGGCCTCACCACCACGCAGGTCAGCAACTGGTTCAAAAACCGGCGGCAGCGCGACCGGGCGGCCGAGGCTAAGGAAAG GGAGAACAGCGAGAACTCCAATTCCGGCAGCCACAACCCGCTGGCTTCCTCGCTCAACGGCAGCGGCAAGTCGGTGCTAGGCAGCTCCGAGGACGAGAAGACGCCGTCGGGGACGCCAGACCACTCGTCGTCCAGTCCCGCACTGCTGCTCAGCCCGCCGCCGCCCCCTGGGCTGCCCTCCCTGCACAGTTTAGGCCACCCTCCCGGCCCGAGCGCAGTCCCCGTGCCAGTGCCCGGTGGAGGCGGCACGGACCCACTgcagcaccaccacagcctgcagGACTCCATACTCAACCCCATGTCTGCCAACCTTGTGGACCTGGGCTCCTAG